From the genome of Dickeya aquatica, one region includes:
- the rplJ gene encoding 50S ribosomal protein L10 gives MALNLQDKQAIVAEVSEVAKGALSAVVADSRGVTVDKMTELRKAGREAGVYMRVVRNTLLRRIVEGTQFECLKDTFVGPTLIAYSMEHPGAAARLFKEFAKANAKFEVKAAAFEGELIPAAQIDRLATLPTYEEAIARLLATMKEASAGKLVRTLAAVRDQKEAA, from the coding sequence ATGGCATTAAATCTTCAAGACAAACAAGCGATTGTTGCTGAAGTCAGCGAAGTGGCCAAAGGCGCGCTGTCTGCTGTCGTTGCGGATTCCCGTGGCGTTACCGTAGACAAAATGACTGAACTGCGTAAAGCAGGTCGTGAAGCTGGCGTATACATGCGTGTTGTTCGTAACACCTTGTTGCGCCGTATCGTTGAAGGCACTCAGTTTGAATGCCTGAAAGACACGTTTGTCGGTCCGACCCTGATTGCATACTCTATGGAACACCCGGGCGCAGCTGCTCGTTTGTTCAAAGAGTTCGCGAAAGCGAATGCAAAATTTGAGGTCAAAGCGGCGGCCTTTGAAGGTGAGTTGATTCCGGCGGCTCAGATTGACCGTCTGGCAACACTGCCGACTTACGAAGAAGCAATTGCACGCCTGTTGGCGACCATGAAAGAAGCCTCTGCTGGCAAACTGGTTCGCACCCTGGCGGCTGTTCGCGATCAGAAAGAAGCGGCTTAA
- the rplK gene encoding 50S ribosomal protein L11, translated as MAKKVQAYVKLQVAAGMANPSPPVGPALGQQGVNIMEFCKAFNAKTESLEKGLPTPVVITVYSDRSFTFVTKTPPASVLLKKAAGIKSGSGKPNKDKVGKVTRAQILEIAQTKAADMTGANVEAMSRSIEGTARSMGLVVED; from the coding sequence ATGGCCAAGAAAGTACAAGCCTACGTCAAGCTGCAAGTTGCAGCTGGTATGGCTAACCCGAGCCCGCCAGTCGGTCCTGCTCTGGGTCAGCAGGGTGTTAACATCATGGAATTCTGTAAGGCGTTCAACGCTAAAACAGAAAGCCTGGAGAAAGGTCTGCCGACTCCGGTTGTTATCACTGTTTACTCTGACCGTTCCTTCACCTTCGTTACCAAGACCCCGCCTGCATCTGTACTGCTGAAAAAAGCAGCAGGTATCAAGTCTGGTTCCGGTAAGCCGAACAAAGACAAAGTGGGTAAAGTGACCCGTGCTCAGATTCTGGAAATTGCCCAGACTAAAGCAGCGGATATGACGGGTGCCAACGTGGAAGCGATGTCGCGTTCCATCGAAGGTACTGCTCGTTCCATGGGCCTGGTAGTGGAGGATTAA
- the secE gene encoding preprotein translocase subunit SecE, protein MSANTEAQESGRGLEALKWLVVAVLLVVAIVGNYYYREFSLPLRAMAVVVLIAAAGGVALLTTKGKATVLFAREARTEVRKVIWPNRQETLHTTLIVAAVTAVMSLILWGLDGILVRLVSFITGLRF, encoded by the coding sequence ATGAGTGCGAATACCGAAGCTCAGGAGAGCGGGCGTGGTCTTGAGGCGCTGAAATGGCTGGTTGTTGCAGTGCTATTGGTTGTAGCCATTGTAGGTAACTATTATTACCGCGAATTCAGCCTGCCGCTGCGTGCTATGGCGGTCGTTGTGTTGATAGCTGCCGCAGGTGGCGTTGCATTGCTGACAACGAAAGGCAAAGCGACAGTATTATTTGCGCGTGAAGCCCGTACTGAAGTTCGCAAGGTTATCTGGCCGAACCGGCAGGAAACTTTACATACGACACTGATTGTGGCCGCCGTTACTGCTGTTATGTCACTGATTTTATGGGGACTGGATGGCATTTTAGTGCGTCTGGTGTCGTTTATTACTGGCCTGAGGTTCTAA
- the rplA gene encoding 50S ribosomal protein L1 has product MAKLTKRMRVIREKVDVTKQYGINEAVALLKELATAKFVESVDVAVNLGIDARKSDQNVRGATVLPHGTGRTVRVAVFTQGANAEAAKAAGADLVGMDDLADQIKKGEMNFDVVIASPDAMRVVGQLGQILGPRGLMPNPKVGTVTPNVAEAVKNAKAGQVRYRNDKNGIIHTTIGKVDFDTDKLKENLESLLVALKKAKPSQAKGVYIKKVSLSTTMGAGVTIDQSGLNAAAN; this is encoded by the coding sequence ATGGCTAAGCTGACCAAGCGCATGCGCGTGATCCGTGAAAAAGTTGATGTGACCAAGCAGTATGGCATCAACGAAGCCGTTGCCCTGCTCAAAGAGCTGGCCACTGCTAAATTTGTTGAAAGTGTTGACGTTGCCGTAAACCTGGGCATCGACGCACGTAAATCCGATCAGAACGTTCGTGGTGCAACCGTACTGCCGCACGGTACTGGTCGTACTGTTCGCGTAGCTGTATTTACTCAGGGTGCTAACGCTGAAGCAGCAAAAGCTGCTGGCGCTGACCTGGTAGGTATGGACGATCTGGCCGATCAGATCAAGAAAGGCGAGATGAACTTCGACGTGGTTATTGCTTCTCCTGATGCAATGCGCGTTGTTGGTCAACTGGGCCAGATCCTCGGTCCGCGTGGTCTGATGCCGAACCCGAAAGTGGGTACTGTAACCCCGAACGTAGCCGAAGCAGTGAAAAACGCCAAGGCTGGTCAGGTTCGTTACCGTAACGACAAGAACGGTATCATCCATACCACCATTGGTAAGGTTGATTTCGATACTGACAAACTGAAAGAAAACCTGGAGTCTCTGCTGGTTGCGCTGAAAAAAGCGAAACCTTCTCAGGCAAAAGGCGTGTACATCAAGAAAGTCAGCCTGTCCACCACCATGGGTGCTGGCGTTACTATTGATCAGAGCGGCCTGAACGCGGCAGCAAACTGA
- the nusG gene encoding transcription termination/antitermination protein NusG: MSEAPKKRWYVVQAFSGFEGRVAQSLREHIKLHNMEEHFGEVMVPTEEVVEIRGGQRRKSERKFFPGYVLVQMVMDDASWHLVRSVPRVMGFIGGTSDRPAPISDKEVDAIMNRLQQVGDKPRPKTLFEPGEMVRVNDGPFADFNGVVEEVDYEKSRLKVSVSIFGRATPVELDFSQVEKG, from the coding sequence ATGTCTGAAGCTCCAAAGAAACGTTGGTACGTCGTTCAGGCGTTTTCTGGCTTTGAAGGTCGTGTAGCGCAGTCGTTGCGTGAGCACATTAAACTCCACAACATGGAAGAGCACTTCGGTGAGGTGATGGTTCCGACCGAAGAAGTCGTTGAAATCCGTGGTGGGCAGCGCCGTAAAAGCGAACGTAAATTCTTCCCCGGCTATGTGCTGGTGCAGATGGTGATGGATGATGCCAGTTGGCATCTGGTGCGTAGTGTGCCGCGTGTTATGGGGTTTATCGGCGGAACCTCCGATCGTCCTGCACCCATCAGCGATAAAGAAGTTGATGCCATTATGAATCGCCTGCAACAAGTGGGTGATAAACCACGGCCGAAAACCCTGTTTGAGCCAGGTGAAATGGTGCGCGTTAATGATGGCCCATTTGCTGACTTTAACGGTGTAGTCGAGGAAGTGGATTACGAGAAAAGCCGCCTGAAAGTTTCTGTTTCTATCTTCGGCCGTGCAACGCCGGTTGAGCTGGATTTCAGTCAGGTGGAAAAAGGCTAA
- the rplL gene encoding 50S ribosomal protein L7/L12 has product MSITKDQIIEAVAAMSVMDVVELITAMEEKFGVSAAAAVAVAAAPAEAAEEKTEFDVILKAVGANKVAVIKAVRGATGLGLKEAKDLVESAPAALKEAVSKDDAEALKKSLEEAGAEVEVK; this is encoded by the coding sequence ATGTCTATCACTAAAGACCAAATCATCGAAGCAGTAGCCGCTATGTCTGTTATGGACGTTGTTGAGCTGATCACTGCAATGGAAGAAAAATTCGGCGTTTCTGCTGCTGCTGCTGTAGCTGTTGCTGCTGCTCCGGCTGAAGCTGCTGAAGAGAAAACTGAGTTCGACGTTATCCTGAAAGCTGTTGGCGCTAACAAAGTTGCTGTTATCAAAGCAGTGCGTGGCGCAACTGGCCTGGGTCTGAAAGAAGCGAAAGACCTGGTTGAATCTGCTCCGGCTGCTCTGAAAGAAGCAGTGAGCAAAGATGACGCTGAAGCTCTGAAAAAATCTCTGGAAGAAGCTGGCGCTGAAGTTGAAGTTAAATAA
- the coaA gene encoding type I pantothenate kinase, giving the protein MIKEQSFATPYLQFNRQQWANLRDSVPLTLTEDEIIKLKGINEDLSLDEVAEIYLPLSRLLNFYISSNLRRQAVLEQFLGTNEQKIPYIIGIAGSVAVGKSTTARVLQALLSRWPEHRKVELITTDGFLHPNKVLQERNLMKKKGFPQSYDMHSLVKFVSDIKSGVSRVSAPTYSHLTYDIVPESNKVIEQPDILILEGLNVLQSGMDYSHDPHRVFVSDFVDFSIYVDAPEELLKSWYINRFLKFRQGAFTNPNSYFHNYARLAEAEAINIASQLWQEINGLNLQQNILPTRERASLIMTKSANHAVEYVRLRK; this is encoded by the coding sequence ATGATTAAAGAGCAATCTTTCGCCACGCCTTATCTTCAATTCAATCGCCAGCAGTGGGCTAACTTACGTGATTCTGTGCCACTCACCCTGACTGAAGATGAAATTATTAAACTCAAAGGCATCAACGAGGATCTCTCTTTAGATGAGGTTGCAGAGATTTATCTGCCATTATCGCGTTTACTGAATTTTTATATTAGTTCTAATTTACGGCGTCAGGCTGTACTTGAGCAGTTCTTAGGCACGAACGAGCAAAAAATTCCGTATATTATCGGTATTGCAGGTAGCGTTGCTGTTGGGAAAAGTACAACTGCACGAGTATTACAGGCACTACTTAGCCGCTGGCCGGAACACCGTAAAGTTGAATTAATTACAACGGACGGTTTTTTACATCCGAACAAAGTATTACAGGAAAGAAACCTGATGAAGAAAAAGGGCTTTCCACAATCCTATGACATGCATAGCTTGGTAAAATTTGTTTCTGATATAAAATCAGGCGTCTCACGCGTTAGTGCACCGACATACTCCCATTTAACGTATGATATCGTTCCCGAAAGTAATAAGGTCATAGAACAGCCAGATATTCTTATCCTTGAAGGATTAAATGTTCTGCAAAGTGGTATGGATTACTCCCATGACCCACACCGCGTATTTGTATCAGACTTCGTCGATTTTTCTATTTATGTCGATGCACCTGAAGAACTGCTAAAGTCATGGTATATCAATCGTTTTTTAAAATTCAGGCAAGGTGCTTTTACTAATCCAAATTCCTATTTTCACAATTATGCCAGGCTCGCAGAAGCTGAGGCAATTAATATTGCTTCACAACTGTGGCAGGAAATCAATGGATTAAACCTACAGCAAAATATTTTACCAACGCGTGAGCGGGCCAGCCTGATTATGACGAAAAGCGCTAATCATGCCGTTGAATATGTAAGATTGAGAAAATAA
- the tuf gene encoding elongation factor Tu, translating into MSKEKFERTKPHVNVGTIGHVDHGKTTLTAAITTVLAKTYGGQARAFDQIDNAPEEKARGITINTSHVEYDTPTRHYAHVDCPGHADYVKNMITGAAQMDGAILVVAATDGPMPQTREHILLGRQVGVPFIIVFLNKCDMVDDEELLELVEMEVRELLSQYDFPGDDTPVIRGSALKALEGEAEWEAKIIELAEALDSYIPEPERAIDKPFLLPIEDVFSISGRGTVVTGRVERGIVKVGEEVEIVGIKDTTKTTCTGVEMFRKLLDEGRAGENVGVLLRGTKRDEVERGQVLAKPGSIKPHTQFESEVYILSKDEGGRHTPFFKGYRPQFYFRTTDVTGTIELPEGVEMVMPGDNIKMVVNLIAPIAMDDGLRFAIREGGRTVGAGVVAKVIA; encoded by the coding sequence ATGTCTAAAGAAAAATTTGAACGTACAAAACCGCACGTTAACGTCGGTACTATCGGCCACGTTGACCATGGTAAAACAACGCTGACCGCTGCCATCACTACCGTTCTGGCAAAAACCTACGGTGGTCAGGCTCGTGCATTCGACCAGATCGATAACGCACCGGAAGAAAAAGCGCGTGGTATCACCATCAACACCTCTCACGTTGAATACGATACCCCGACTCGCCACTACGCGCACGTTGACTGCCCAGGGCACGCCGACTACGTGAAAAACATGATCACCGGTGCAGCCCAGATGGACGGCGCTATCCTGGTTGTTGCTGCGACTGACGGCCCGATGCCGCAGACGCGTGAGCACATCCTGCTGGGTCGTCAGGTCGGCGTTCCGTTCATCATCGTGTTCCTGAACAAATGCGACATGGTTGATGACGAAGAGCTGCTGGAACTGGTTGAGATGGAAGTGCGTGAGCTGCTGTCTCAGTACGACTTCCCAGGCGACGACACGCCGGTTATCCGCGGTTCCGCGCTGAAAGCGCTGGAAGGCGAAGCCGAGTGGGAAGCGAAAATCATCGAACTGGCCGAAGCGCTGGACAGCTACATCCCGGAACCTGAGCGTGCGATTGACAAGCCGTTCCTGCTGCCGATCGAAGACGTATTCTCTATCTCTGGCCGTGGTACTGTCGTGACCGGTCGTGTAGAGCGCGGCATCGTTAAAGTGGGCGAAGAAGTGGAAATCGTGGGTATCAAAGACACCACGAAAACCACCTGTACCGGCGTTGAAATGTTCCGCAAATTGCTGGACGAAGGCCGTGCAGGCGAGAACGTTGGCGTTCTGCTGCGTGGTACCAAACGTGATGAAGTTGAGCGTGGTCAGGTACTGGCTAAACCGGGTTCAATCAAGCCGCACACTCAGTTCGAATCTGAAGTGTATATTCTGAGCAAAGACGAAGGTGGCCGTCACACGCCGTTCTTCAAAGGCTACCGTCCGCAGTTCTACTTCCGTACCACTGACGTGACAGGCACCATCGAACTGCCGGAAGGCGTGGAAATGGTGATGCCAGGCGACAACATCAAGATGGTCGTAAACCTGATCGCGCCGATCGCGATGGACGACGGTCTGCGTTTCGCAATCCGTGAAGGTGGTCGTACCGTAGGTGCTGGCGTGGTTGCCAAAGTTATCGCTTAA